A single region of the Bacteroides luhongzhouii genome encodes:
- a CDS encoding DUF1735 and LamG domain-containing protein: MKKICFSIGSILAGILCLNSCQNAAPYEDMLYFTGTESSVVKRISTEDPTSIGLSVTASCKVESEVTVNTEVNAAKVEEYNKKEGTSYKLLPENTYKFSSTELKIEQGEHVSKSLELTIQNLDKFEPEVTYLLPVSIVQVQGGGLSVLEASRTVYIIVSKPLRTYAANISNRYFKIPFEKHPSSLKLSQLSYEARVCVNRFQQYSPYISTVMGIEGHFNFRFGDVTIKPNQIQIAGDGVETTVPTELVAGKWYHLAAVFDAATVKIYVNGKLEISKATTAPWIDLRDEQKSRGFYIGRSEGGRPLNGSISEVRVWNKALTAKEIVNNMCGVNPLADGLLAYWRINEGEGNIIHDVTGHGWDAECQGWGNLQWISNVRCPNE; this comes from the coding sequence ATGAAAAAAATATGTTTTAGCATTGGAAGCATTCTGGCTGGAATACTGTGTCTGAATTCATGCCAAAATGCAGCACCTTATGAAGATATGTTGTACTTTACAGGTACGGAATCTTCTGTTGTCAAAAGAATATCTACGGAAGATCCGACCTCTATCGGCCTTTCCGTGACAGCATCATGCAAGGTTGAATCTGAAGTTACAGTAAATACAGAAGTGAATGCAGCCAAAGTAGAAGAATATAATAAAAAAGAAGGCACCTCTTACAAACTACTCCCAGAAAATACTTATAAATTCTCCTCTACTGAATTAAAAATTGAACAAGGAGAGCACGTTTCCAAGTCACTGGAACTAACAATTCAAAATCTGGATAAGTTTGAACCGGAAGTTACTTATTTATTGCCCGTCAGCATTGTTCAGGTACAAGGAGGAGGGCTTTCCGTTTTAGAGGCTTCCCGTACTGTCTACATTATAGTTTCTAAACCTTTACGTACGTATGCGGCTAATATCAGTAACCGATATTTCAAAATTCCTTTTGAAAAACACCCAAGTTCACTCAAATTATCCCAACTATCATACGAGGCTCGCGTCTGCGTTAATAGATTTCAGCAGTACAGTCCTTATATCAGCACTGTAATGGGAATAGAAGGACATTTCAACTTCCGTTTTGGAGATGTAACAATCAAACCGAATCAAATTCAGATTGCAGGCGATGGTGTAGAAACAACAGTCCCAACAGAACTGGTTGCCGGAAAATGGTATCATTTGGCGGCTGTATTTGATGCTGCTACCGTAAAAATCTACGTTAACGGGAAATTAGAGATTTCCAAGGCTACTACTGCCCCCTGGATTGATTTAAGGGATGAGCAAAAGAGCCGCGGTTTCTATATTGGCCGATCTGAAGGCGGACGACCTCTAAATGGCTCCATTAGTGAAGTGCGTGTTTGGAACAAAGCCTTAACTGCCAAAGAAATAGTAAACAATATGTGTGGCGTAAATCCTTTGGCCGACGGTCTGCTCGCTTATTGGAGAATTAATGAAGGCGAAGGAAATATTATTCATGACGTTACCGGTCACGGATGGGATGCTGAATGTCAAGGCTGGGGAAATTTACAGTGGATTAGCAATGT